From the Catalinimonas alkaloidigena genome, the window ACCGCTGGCGGCGGCCGTAACGCTGTTGCTGGCGGCAGCCGTGGCGCTGTATTACTACCGGGTCGAGTACCGCTGGGTCGAGTACCAGACGGCCTTCGGCGAGCAGAAGGAAATCCAACTGCCCGACGGTTCAACGGTCATTCTCAACGCCAACTCGCGCTTGCGGATGCCGAAAGCGTGGCCCACCGACGCCCCACGGCAGGTGTGGCTGGCCGGCGAAGGCTACTTCGACGTGGTGCATACAACACATCATCAACTGTTCCAGGTCCTGACCGACGAGGTGACCGTCGCGGTGCGGGGCACCCGGTTCAACGTCTGGCAGCGCGAACGCCAGGCGCGGGTGGTGCTGAACTCCGGGCGGGTAGAACTGACGTCGGAACAGAACCAGGCCCCCCTCGTGATGCACCCCGGCGAGCTGGTCGAAGTGGTGCGGGGCGAATACTCGCACGCGACGCCGGTCGACACCCTGCCGCACATCGCCTGGAAGAACCAACAGCTGGTTTTCCAGGAGTCGCCGGTGCAGGACGTCATCGCCGTGCTGGAAGACAACTACGGCTTCGAGGTGTCGGTGCAGGACTCGACGCTGCTGGAAAAACGCATCACCACCCGGGCCATTCGCAACGACGTGGAGCTGCTGCTCCGCCTGCTGGAAGAATCGCTGGACGTGGAAGTGCAGCGCGACGGAAAGCACCTGCATTTTGTCTCGGCTTCTTCTTCAAAATAACCTTACCTCATCAGTACTTAATCATCTAAATTTCTAGTCTTTTATGCAGCAATCAATACCCATCTATCGCCCATTCCGGTGGCTCCTGTGGGGGATGGCGCTGGCGTTACCCGCCACGGGCAGTATGGCGCAGCAGGTAGCGCAAACGCTGGCCTACCAACAGCCGGAAGTGGCGCAGCCGGAAAAGCAACTGACGTTGAAGCAGGCGCTTTCGACGCTCCAGGACCGCCACCAGGTCTACTTTACCTACACCGACGACGTGGTGCAGGGGCAATTGGTCAACTCGCGCAACTGGCTGCAACAGCCTTCGGCCGAAGCCGCCCTTGAACTTCTGCTGGAAGAATTTCACCTGAAATTCAAGAAGATCGACAACCAGAACTACGTCATCAAAATGGCACCGCGTTCGCGCAGCGCCAGGTCGTCCGACGTGCGGAAGCTGGCGCTGACGTCCGTTCCGGCGCGTCCGTCGGTGGCGTTCTCGGCCCTGACGCAGGTACAGGCCACCATCAGCGGGGTCATCACCGACGCCAGCGGCGAAGGGATTCCGGGCGTCAACATCATCGAAAAAGGCACCAGCAACGGAACCATCACCGACGTAACGGGGCGCTATTCCCTGAACGTGGGCGACAACGCCACGCTACAGATTTCGGCCGTAGGCTACCTGTCGCAGGAAGTGGAAGTAGGCGGCCGTAGCGTGATCGACCTGACGCTGGAAGATGACGTGAAAGCACTGGAAGAAGTGGTGGTGATCGGTTACGGAACGCAGGAAAAGAAAGAAGTGGCGGGCTCCATCGCACAGATTTCCAACAAGGAGATCAAAGAGAGCACGGCCATTTCGGTTTCCAATGCCCTGTCGGGGCGGGTGCCGGGCCTGATCGTGAACCAGACGAACGCCGAACCCGGTCGCGACGACGCGCGCATCCTGATCCGCGGCCAGGGAACGACCGGCAACACGGCACCGCTGATCGTCATCGACGGCGTGGCGAACCGCGACGGCATTTCGCGCATCGATCCGAACGACATCGAAACCATTACGGTCCTGAAAGATGCGTCGGCGGCGATCTACGGTGCGCAGGCGGCCAACGGGGTCATCCTGATTACCACCAAGCGTGGTGCAACGGGCAAACCGGTGATCAACTACGCCTTTACGCAGGGCTTTGTGAGCCCCACCCGCAAAATTGAACTGGCCGATGCCGCGCTGTACGCACGCAGCGTCAATACCTGGAGCCAGCAGCAGGGCCAGGCCCCGATCTACACCGATGCGCAGATTGCGGCATTCGAAAACGGCTCGGCCCCCAGCACCGACTGGATCGACGAAGTGTACAAATCGCATTCGGTACAAAACCGCCACAGCCTGACCGTCAACGGTGGCTCCGAAGCGGTGAAGTACTTCCTCTCGGCCGGAACTGCCTACCAGAACGGGCTGATTCAGAGCGACGAAACCACCGGCTACCGCCAGTACAACGTGCGTTCCAACATCGACGCGCAAATCTCGGAGCGCTTCAAGGTGGGATTGGATCTGGCCGGCCGGCGCGAAAACCGGACCTGGCTGCAGTACGACGACGCGACCATCTATGCGTCGACCATCCGTGCGGCCCCCGACCTGCCCGCGACCCTCAACGGCCTGCCGGCCATCGGACGCGAGCGGCAAAATCCCCTGGCCATTGCGCAGGGCCCCGGGTACGACAACCTGAAGCGGAACGTATTTAACGGCACCATGACGGCCAGCTACCAGATTCCGGGCGTGAAAGGCCTGTCGCTGGGCGGTTTTGCGGCCATCGACTTCATCGAAAGCAACTACAAAAAGTGGTTCCAGCAGTACACCTATTACCAGGATAACGACGGCGACGGGCAACCGGAACCGTACAAGGCCGGGCCTTCGCTGGGCGACACGTACCTGCGCGTAGCCGATGCCAACAGCCAGCGCGTGACGCTCAACACCCGCCTCGCGTACGAACGGACGTTCGGGCTGCACGACATCTCTGCCTTTGTGGCCTACGAACAGAGCGAACTGCGCATCGACAGCTTCTACGTACAGCGCAAAGGCTACGAGTCGG encodes:
- a CDS encoding FecR family protein, coding for MDYLQFSVHDFVTDPFFIRWVQHPDEETQAFWTAWLRRNPEKKSLLDEARQLVLAFGEEENAFSEADLTDLWQTIETRTQPARPVVSLWRRRWQPLAAAVTLLLAAAVALYYYRVEYRWVEYQTAFGEQKEIQLPDGSTVILNANSRLRMPKAWPTDAPRQVWLAGEGYFDVVHTTHHQLFQVLTDEVTVAVRGTRFNVWQRERQARVVLNSGRVELTSEQNQAPLVMHPGELVEVVRGEYSHATPVDTLPHIAWKNQQLVFQESPVQDVIAVLEDNYGFEVSVQDSTLLEKRITTRAIRNDVELLLRLLEESLDVEVQRDGKHLHFVSASSSK
- a CDS encoding SusC/RagA family TonB-linked outer membrane protein; translation: MQQSIPIYRPFRWLLWGMALALPATGSMAQQVAQTLAYQQPEVAQPEKQLTLKQALSTLQDRHQVYFTYTDDVVQGQLVNSRNWLQQPSAEAALELLLEEFHLKFKKIDNQNYVIKMAPRSRSARSSDVRKLALTSVPARPSVAFSALTQVQATISGVITDASGEGIPGVNIIEKGTSNGTITDVTGRYSLNVGDNATLQISAVGYLSQEVEVGGRSVIDLTLEDDVKALEEVVVIGYGTQEKKEVAGSIAQISNKEIKESTAISVSNALSGRVPGLIVNQTNAEPGRDDARILIRGQGTTGNTAPLIVIDGVANRDGISRIDPNDIETITVLKDASAAIYGAQAANGVILITTKRGATGKPVINYAFTQGFVSPTRKIELADAALYARSVNTWSQQQGQAPIYTDAQIAAFENGSAPSTDWIDEVYKSHSVQNRHSLTVNGGSEAVKYFLSAGTAYQNGLIQSDETTGYRQYNVRSNIDAQISERFKVGLDLAGRRENRTWLQYDDATIYASTIRAAPDLPATLNGLPAIGRERQNPLAIAQGPGYDNLKRNVFNGTMTASYQIPGVKGLSLGGFAAIDFIESNYKKWFQQYTYYQDNDGDGQPEPYKAGPSLGDTYLRVADANSQRVTLNTRLAYERTFGLHDISAFVAYEQSELRIDSFYVQRKGYESDQIDQLFAGSANSDNQQNDGRAFEQARQNYFGRISYTFMDRYIAQFILRYDGSSNFMQGKQFGTFPGVTLGWRISEEAFLKGNPVVSNLKLRGSWGILGNDRIAPFQYLNVFSFAAPNQGYVFGGSGANVLVPGVVPNLNITWETKRSINVGVDAGFLKDKLTLSLDVFADKRDNILAPRNVTIPDYTGIDLPDENIGSVQNRGFEAQALYRHTTNAFNFNIGGNLTFARNKVLFIDDQGVYPEDYQSQEGYPIGYTLGYEFIGIYRNQNDLDTYPGLNGTAVLGDPIYRDVNGDGEITNADRIRLNNTAIPELQYGISLGADAKGFDFNALFQGQARVQSQLRYTFNNGNNGLAYFLENAWSESNPDAPLPAYNRGNTVLSTLWLRNVAFLRLKNVELGYTLPNTLVSKAGIQNLRVFVNGYNLLTFDQLKKDGLTDPESVNIEAWQFPHTKTVSLGVNVTL